A genomic region of Capnocytophaga canimorsus contains the following coding sequences:
- a CDS encoding DUF6341 family protein: MKSFFEAIEFLFDKILFIPLDFLRSLELENWWTANLLNWIFIIIGFVFFIYWLGQLNKFNKNKEDRTDVVSHSFFK; this comes from the coding sequence ATGAAATCATTTTTTGAAGCTATTGAATTTCTTTTTGATAAAATTTTATTTATTCCGCTCGATTTTTTAAGAAGTTTGGAGTTGGAAAATTGGTGGACAGCTAACTTACTGAATTGGATTTTTATCATCATTGGTTTTGTGTTCTTCATTTATTGGTTGGGGCAACTCAATAAATTCAATAAAAACAAAGAAGATAGAACCGATGTGGTTTCACACTCGTTTTTTAAATAA
- a CDS encoding ABC transporter ATP-binding protein has translation MLQVNNISYTYGDTDSGFRNISFQLQQGEHLSIMGESGSGKSTLLKAIYGLLDVQQGTISFNERNVLGPSQQLVPGDSQMKYLAQDFGLMPYHTVAENVGRFLSNIDLEYKKQRIDALLSLVDMSDFAQKKALLLSGGEKQRIGLVVALAKEPRLLLLDEPFSQVDQFKKNHLQRNLFAYLKKRQISCIVATHDSREALAFSDKVLILKGGKMVNEGLTSQIFNQQTDFYTASLFGEVSRFPLPNGEFRLLKPHQIQMVAFSHCLAEIENSYFQGDRYLIETRALSGRIYFFSEKWLENGQKIYLSERK, from the coding sequence ATGCTTCAAGTTAATAATATATCATATACTTATGGCGATACCGATTCTGGTTTTCGCAATATTTCTTTTCAGTTACAGCAAGGGGAACATTTGTCTATAATGGGAGAGAGTGGTAGTGGTAAAAGTACCCTCCTTAAAGCCATTTACGGACTTTTAGATGTGCAACAAGGTACAATTTCTTTCAATGAAAGGAATGTTTTAGGTCCTTCTCAGCAACTTGTTCCAGGTGATTCTCAAATGAAATATTTAGCACAAGATTTCGGACTTATGCCTTATCATACGGTGGCAGAAAATGTGGGTAGATTTTTGTCTAATATCGATTTAGAGTATAAAAAACAACGTATAGATGCGCTATTGTCTTTGGTAGATATGTCCGATTTCGCTCAGAAAAAAGCATTGCTTTTGAGTGGAGGAGAGAAGCAACGTATCGGCTTGGTGGTTGCTTTGGCTAAAGAGCCTCGCTTACTGTTACTTGATGAGCCTTTTAGTCAAGTAGATCAATTCAAGAAGAATCATTTACAGCGTAACTTGTTTGCCTATTTGAAAAAACGTCAAATTAGCTGTATTGTAGCAACTCACGATAGCCGTGAAGCTTTAGCTTTTTCCGATAAAGTGTTGATTCTTAAAGGAGGAAAAATGGTTAATGAAGGGCTTACTTCGCAAATTTTTAATCAACAAACCGACTTTTACACGGCTTCCTTATTCGGAGAGGTGAGTCGCTTTCCGTTACCCAATGGTGAATTTCGGCTTTTGAAGCCCCATCAAATACAAATGGTGGCTTTTTCGCATTGTTTGGCAGAAATCGAAAATTCCTATTTTCAAGGTGACCGATACCTGATAGAAACACGAGCCTTGTCAGGTAGAATCTATTTTTTTTCGGAGAAATGGTTAGAAAACGGACAAAAAATTTATTTGTCTGAAAGAAAATAA
- a CDS encoding DUF5655 domain-containing protein has protein sequence MKIYHKIKNSLSDLKEIPFKLERDIQRLLEQNLEQVTGLELVKSEFKVQEQRIDTLAFDAESKSFVIIEYKRSHNYSVFDQGVGYLRTLLQYKADFVLEYNENLGKLLKKDEVDWSQSKVVFVSPAFNSHQKKAVDFKDLNIELWEIKQFEGDIITINGLKKSASAPSVKLSAQKENAQLQEITKELKTYTEEDLLKGKSDETLELYEEVKQAILNLSPEIEVIPQKHYVAFRIGKRNISDIEIQKSGLKLYINKKMGELDDPKKLMTDVSKKGHLGNGDYQVKITDLKNIEYLMSLVKQVL, from the coding sequence ATGAAAATCTACCATAAAATCAAAAATAGTTTATCCGATTTAAAGGAAATTCCCTTTAAGTTGGAACGCGATATACAGCGATTATTGGAGCAGAATTTGGAGCAAGTTACAGGTTTGGAGCTGGTGAAATCCGAGTTTAAAGTTCAGGAGCAACGCATAGATACTTTGGCTTTTGATGCCGAAAGTAAATCGTTTGTCATTATAGAATACAAGCGTTCCCACAATTACAGCGTGTTTGACCAAGGCGTGGGCTATCTGCGTACGCTCTTGCAATATAAAGCCGATTTCGTACTGGAATACAACGAAAATTTAGGAAAATTACTCAAAAAAGACGAAGTAGATTGGTCTCAAAGTAAAGTTGTTTTTGTTTCACCAGCCTTTAATTCACATCAGAAAAAAGCGGTCGATTTCAAAGATTTGAATATCGAACTTTGGGAAATTAAGCAGTTTGAGGGCGATATTATCACTATCAATGGACTCAAAAAATCTGCCTCTGCCCCGAGCGTAAAATTGTCGGCTCAAAAAGAAAATGCTCAGCTTCAAGAAATCACCAAAGAGCTAAAAACTTACACCGAAGAAGATTTACTTAAAGGAAAATCTGATGAAACGCTGGAACTTTACGAAGAAGTGAAACAAGCCATTCTCAATCTTTCTCCTGAAATTGAAGTGATTCCGCAAAAACACTATGTGGCGTTTAGGATTGGAAAAAGAAATATTTCAGATATAGAAATCCAAAAAAGCGGACTGAAACTTTATATTAACAAAAAAATGGGAGAACTTGATGACCCAAAAAAGCTAATGACTGATGTTTCTAAAAAAGGACATTTGGGCAATGGCGATTATCAAGTCAAAATCACCGACCTCAAAAATATAGAATATTTGATGAGTTTGGTAAAACAGGTCTTGTAG